The Rhopalosiphum maidis isolate BTI-1 chromosome 4, ASM367621v3, whole genome shotgun sequence region aaaccacaatgcgtattatattgtaatatacagcTGTCGTTAGACATTTCATTAAACAATTACCTAAAGATGTTATTGATGACAAGCAATGGACTCGGAATGGAATGTTCAAGTAAGTTCTTTTTGACGGCGGATATGATATCTCTTGCTGTTGATTCAGGTGTTACGAGTGGTAACAAACTaggaaaactattttaaaacgttttatgaGAAAAACGTTTTCAAACACTACAgttgtatgtatacaaatattgtacttaCCGAATAATAGGTTTCTTGCACAGACCGGTATCGACCATATATGGGAAAATTGTGGTGAAATAGATATTTGTGAAGCCATCGTCTCTGCACTCGTCCATTATCGCTTCTGCTAGACCTAaaaccaaaacaatttttaggtGGTATCCGCTAGTTATTGTAAACGTCTGTTGCAAGCTAACAATCACTAACCTCTTACTGCAAATTTGGATGCACAATAAGGCACCAGGTTCTTTAAACCAATTATTCCAGCCATTGATgacaaaaatactaaatgtcCTTTATTCAGCGCTTTCATTCCGGGTAAAAATGTATCGAGCatctatatgtaaaataatatttattagttaatttcaaaaataaaaacaataatatataacaaattgactcataaaaaaaaaattatcaacaaatcggttttatacataatatattttaatatattaaatgtttaatttaaaaaagaactgtacattattgaaaatttcactaaatatttattttagcattttctcaacatgataaaattttcaaaatattttgattctttttgagttgttttaaaacattttaaatgtcctacttttattaattaacatttttttctaatttgcgcattggtaaattttttatcagtcaaaaaacttgaaaaagtAACACAAGGTTTCTTGTAATTTCCtcttggttaaaaaaagttaagcaTAAAgccaaataatttttgatgagcgtttagattttaaattttgataaaattatattgatgtattatactaGGTATTATAGCATggattatataaatcaatcatTTATAGTCTACACTCATGGttcctttatatttttttaacttcgaTTTCTATATAAGGTAATCTTTCTCTTTACCTTTCACTCGTCTATTAAGTGCTGCTGTGAATCGGAATATGTTTtggtattattagtattactacactaaaattatctttaactATGCATTCGAAATGtttcaatacattatacataacacaaagtataaactaaattcagttgaaatattttttttgtttttttttgttttttgctaataataataataatttaaaagtattagtaAACTAgacatatttcaaataaaatatcttgcTCTgtgtattcataaataaagcGAAtagacatatttaaaaaaggatATTGTTTAAGTTATTATCATCGGTTGACTTGAATTTTCAGTTTCTTGAAAATTACttaacgtataaataattgttttcgtataaacatttaggctatataaatataccgtACTCCTAATTTCTAACCAATATGCTTAGATGTTAAGACTATTTAACAGTACCTACGATtttcacatatttataaaagtggcgaatacatttaattagatcattaaaaaattataaaattactgcATGCCGTATGAAATATCAGACATTTTAATTCTGATTATTGTTGTTCTAATACTTCTAAGTTTTAACTATGATTTTAAGCCATATCGACGTCCTCTAATTAGCAGGCGCGGATTCAGATTATATTTACGGAGGGGGGGACAATCGCCCCTTGCTTCTCCTTGGATCCACGCCTGCTAATTAGTTAAATGTAAAtggattaattatataacttaaataatatttttatataggtacctaagctttaattatttacatgtacCGCTTCATTGATATTGATTTGACTTATTTAACagaaaacatattacataatattataataatttataaaacgcaAACTAACAAATTGTTATCATTGAACCAACTACGTGTTGTGATTTTGTGCTAATATGAATCACAGAATACATCGTTCTTAATCGGCTGAAAGAAGAAACCTTACAAAGTTATTATCTTCTATAAGTATAGAATGTATAGTATCCCATTGACTGTAAATccagtatttttaatcaatgttCTGTAGGAACTTAGTATCTAAGGGGCGATAGAAAATAAACTGAcagatgtaataaataataattaattaaaaatataataggtaacttttaattttttattccaatttctaattaattaaaaattaatgaataaattatgattatttgtaaattataatgtaaacttaaaaaaaaaacatttttttatattaataagaaaagGTATTTCGTACTTTATGGCTAATTGGTTAAttacatttgtaaattatctctgttacactgtatatattatacccgtATGTACATTAACACGGTTTTATTGACCTTTAGTGATCATATTatctcattattatattgtgcaaagttattatataagtcgagtaataaataatttaaaatgtatatgttaacAATCTACCtctacctatgtataatatattagctttatttaaaaacgttatttcCAAGTGCTGTCTAAGTacagtattattgtatgtttgtaTCTCTTAAAAACGTTGCTAGTTTTTCAATTGAAATgaacgtattttataaatttttgtagACGTGATAACaagttattttgtaaattttgacGCATATTTAGACACAATGCAACAGACAATGAAAGTATTGTATATAGGTAAACGCGAATTTTTTCTCTGGTTAAGTAATATTAGCACAATGCTCACCTTACgaaataggtaaaatattcGAGTATGCTGGTATAGATATCTAAAAGACTTGAGTAttccgataataatataatgtaggaaAAATGATGAACGCGATGAACTCTATTGATAAAGAATGATAATACCTAAATGGCTAAATTATTATCCTACTAAACATCATtggaaaatatacaaaataacaaatcgCAACGTGTTTACAAATAACTACGTCAGTAAGCCatgaaatcattaaattataaagaccTACTTAGATTGGCCGGATAAAAACGTGAGTTAtaagcttttattttattatagtatagataaGAGTATTGTTGTATTTTGCAGAACCTTTAGCTTAAGAATTTTTTGCAAATAGGTAgaactactataataatataacataaatatgtatgagtaaatataatagtaggtacctacataataatgtaggtaGTTAATAGGACTAACCGCAGCAGCTATTGCTTGGAAATGTATGACTATATAAATACCAGAACGATGTAATATGCGTGTAAATAGATTTACTGTATTTACTTACACAAAAATTGGTGAATACATTGTGGTTgttgaatttttcattaaagatGAACTATGAACGCACAAAAGAATACTATTTCGAAAGTGATCTTATTCATATGAATCCAATACAATAAGTCGATTAAGATCAATATTGATCGCTAACAcgtggtttttttatataccttataattgtataatatggatTTCATATAAGTATAGAAATGTAGAGTAGATAAGCACTCAAAAAGTCAAACcactacataatttaaatgcataagaAATGAAAGTTCTATAGtagataaatatactttattaaactatatttttctttgtgcAGTAATTATTCCGAACGAAATTTAATGTaccatttagtaaaaaaataaatatgtgtaaatatacaaaaaaattgtttttaaataaatacaatatgtataacgaTAAATGATAATGGATCTAGAATAGTTTTACATTGACATTTTAATGAGCACAAGTATAATAGGAACCTACATAATAAGCATTTTCCAAACACTATTTCTAGGCATTTGGatacttttttatactttgaatgcgtttagaaaaaaagtattgtaaatacatttgaaatatattatactcaaattTATGGTACCAACTCCAATATTGAGGAAAGGAGCCGAtcaaaattaagaatattgagtagtatgttattataacaatatatcgtcgaaataataattcaaaaataattgaacagcaatattatgtaaaaatgaatgatcatattattcatgtttattattgtaatagccGATGAGTGGTGTTATACTtatcgattattatattatatttatatacatttacaaaaataaattattagactGGAAAGCGGAAGTGATTAGACGATTATTTTAACCGCGATAGTGCCTAATATGTAATGCGTTTAAGAACAATTGTCATTTTTGAGTTTGAGTAATTATGTGACCCTTAAAGCCAAAGTTTAATTGTTTGGGTACCAATAAGTCAATAAATGACTAacgcaatatttttaaatactttgttatttacaaaaacaggTACGCCACAatgatcaataatttatacccaTTTAGGTATAGCCATTATTATAGATGATTTAAAGATAGGCCATTGATTCTTTTTAATCGCAATGCTGACAATTATTCatagaaacataatttattcattatgcttacaatatacatattaaaaataggtacaatataaacatactatattaaacgTACTTTTCCGCATCATCACGATTCgcgagtgttttataatataatgatcatttagtatttatttattcgtctCTGGGacggaatttttatttatagagttgtgtaaaatatttgcttTAAAATAGAAACGTATATGTCACATCTTACAGGCTTTTAAAGTTCtttcagatattatattatagtctaaaGTCTATACtctaggtatatacatatatattgtacttataaaatattcatagtacatatatatatatatatatatatatatatatatgtattatgtatatttaatagataaataatacattgttgtctgtttttatttgaggatGCTTCAAATTTAGACATTAAACCAATcggcataattatattatacggcaTAGGTATGTggctataatttaaacaatttagtaGATCGTGGGCAGAGCATTTTTGTATACTGTAATTACAAATCAGTTTCGTGACGAGAACATTTTGACCTCTACAGGTCTACTACTTAATATAACCTATTTAAGTGTTTTTCTACCATGTATTACCTAtagatttataagtatattttttttggcaagtttttatattttcatttaatatacgtgtataacagacaggtaaaaatttaattggtcaataagtatacttataagttataatttcataaattaaactaataacctGTGAATTGTGATGTTGAAaccttacttataataaaaaaaaatacctatacatatttatatataagtattttatatacaatatatatttatttatttttagttaatttaaatttatagtttttatgtataaaaacttgTGAagagttttgtattttataatcaaacctATAATTAGCTAttctaattgatttttattgataatatataggggtttttatataatttttttatattttaacacttaATTAAAACTTGCTATAAACAGTACAAAGGCCTAATATTCGTTATAtacatctttaaaaataataaaattaacatgtaaattttgttgtaaataaaatagattatatattatatattgcgcTGTTCAATTAATTACaggttataatagtatttatcgctgtatttttaataaatatatatgcgtAGTTTTATCTTTCAGCTTATAATAAACTGTTATtccattatttagttatttattatagaattatctataataatattattgttataagctataacttattacaaaatacgtgaaataaaaatgtatagggaatataaatatacgataaCCTGCAAATAAATAACGAGAAGAAGAAtatcaagtattatattttaaaaacctcaAGTTCAGTACATACCTACTAACTGGCTAACTGTGTACCTACGTCCTACACGAGACATATGAAGATGTTATGTCAGGGGTAGATCCAGTGACTTGGTTAGGGGGGgccttagttttaattttactttttattcttGGTATTTCCGTAATCTATATAGAAATGTGTGCTACGCAATTAATCTTTTaaacatgataaaataataatataataatatattttttattaatttatgattataggttcttcataatatacataatatagatagctGCAGGTACTTATCGTCATATCTACATACTAGTACGTGTCTATGAATCTATGATAGacgatagtataatacattaatatgttttttgtttataatttttttcttaacaatacacaatttttagaaatacagGCCCCCTGGATCCGCTCCTACGTCATGTTCGTACGCttggaataataatgataataaaaactgttttttgtGTAGTAGTTacaggttttttatttttgtactcatagaaattttaaaatgttacttcTCTGagtaaatgaaaatgtaactataaataatttttcactcATTGAAAAACAGCCTTATGTATTTATGCtaacattttactaatatgaATTGTATATTGCAATTTGCAACTGGCGAACCGCGATCTGAACCCGGGTCGTGGTAGACAGAAAACTGGACCGTCAAAATATCTCAATTAGATTgtgtaattattgatttattataaagattaaaaaaacaattttgtttaggtcttatttatttattattttaattttcaggaCTTCAACAAGTAACAACTTTGTCGAACCTTGGTATAAAGTTTAACACTTCGAAGAGCTTACTATAGAAACACAACGTTTCTTATACTTATGCGCTGTTTTGTGTAGGTAATATTGtctttatgcatttttaataaatggtataatattgtattatttggtaaaatttaaaaatataatattattgacggtttatgataatagtatatgttatattgttattgttgtacggattaaataataattatatattattgtgttaatattacacactattatatttatatacatgaattatgtaagtaaacgtaaaaaaatcattcaaatacattattcGATAATAGAATACCTAttacttactaaaatatatctaatttagtTGGTGAAGAGATTAATGTCCATTCAGACCTAGGAGTTTAggacaaattacaatatccatattttttattattttaatctcatttttttgcataatatgcaaatatatacatataccataTAGATAATTCGACGTGTACTTACCCAAAAATGAGCAAACACATTGATAtcgaatattttctttatggtGGCTTCGTCGTGAGCCTCGAGAGGTTTACATGGCATAATTCCTGCATTATTAACCAGAATGGTAACAGTACCAACTTCGCTCTTGACCTTTTCACCAAGCTCTCTAACTTTTTCCAACGTCGACACATCACATCTGAAAAaccagttaaaaattaaatttactacaaTTGTTTGTAcctgacaattttaaataaataaaaataatttatttgaagaaaTATTAGACAACACTTGCATGGATAAAGCTAGGGGGAGGGGACACAAAAAGCATTCCGAAGTCTTTTCAGATACcgttttcaaaacaaatacaaaataaattgttgtaatatatatagctattttGATAAGTCTTAATTTGATCaggttatactttttatacttcaaaaaCTCCGTTATATCTGAACAATACATAAGCCATATTAtgcgttataataaaatatagtgttacactatattatagtaatttattaacaattattgtatagcAAATCATCAAACTATCATTATATGACAACTGACGATGGCCGAAAgtactttaaatgtatatctatatagtataattaataacaatgattaGTCACattaaaaagatta contains the following coding sequences:
- the LOC113548825 gene encoding short-chain dehydrogenase/reductase family 16C member 6-like, translating into MDKMDKMKWTSILAELLLLLVKSVYYICESIYYLFVPLPEKSLADDIVLITGTGHGIGKCLAMQFADVSAKVVCVDINAQSNAETVKEINAKWKGKAFAYTCDVSTLEKVRELGEKVKSEVGTVTILVNNAGIMPCKPLEAHDEATIKKIFDINVFAHFWMLDTFLPGMKALNKGHLVFLSSMAGIIGLKNLVPYCASKFAVRGLAEAIMDECRDDGFTNIYFTTIFPYMVDTGLCKKPIIRFPSLLPLVTPESTARDIISAVKKNLLEHSIPSPLLVINNIFRCYPNKIALNFKDFMGGGVDAHDD